One region of Triticum aestivum cultivar Chinese Spring unplaced genomic scaffold, IWGSC CS RefSeq v2.1 scaffold46748, whole genome shotgun sequence genomic DNA includes:
- the LOC123176991 gene encoding germin-like protein 8-11 — MASSSSFLLLAALLALVSWQATASDPSPLQDFCVADMNSPVRVNGFVCKNPMEVNADDFFKAANLDKPRVPNKVGSNVTLINVMQIAGLNTLGISIARIDYAPLGQNPPHTHPRATEILTVLEGTLYVGFVTSNQPAPNKNKFFSKVLNKGDVFVFPVGLIHFQFNPNPHLPAVAIAALSSQNPGAITIANAVFGSDPPISDDVLAKAFQVEKNTIDYLQAQFWENNHY; from the exons ATGGCATCCTCCTCTTCCTTTCTCCTCCTTGCTGCACTTCTTGCGTTAGTCTCATGGCAGGCCACTGCTTCTGATCCTAGCCCACTCCAGGACTTTTGTGTCGCCGACATGAATTCACCAG TCCGTGTCAATGGGTTTGTTTGCAAGAACCCGATGGAGGTCAATGCAGATGACTTCTTCAAGGCGGCCAACCTCGACAAGCCTAGGGTGCCCAACAAGGTTGGATCCAACGTCACTTTGATCAACGTCATGCAGATTGCTGGACTGAACACCCTCGGCATATCAATTGCGCGCATCGACTATGCTCCCTTGGGCCAAAACCCACCACATACGCACCCTCGCGCCACTGAGATCCTCACGGTGCTCGAGGGAACACTGTACGTTGGCTTTGTGACATCCAACCAGCCCGCCCCCAACAAAAACAAGTTCTTCTCCAAGGTGCTCAACAAAGGTGATGTGTTTGTCTTCCCCGTGGGGCTCATCCACTTCCAATTCAACCCCAACCCCCACCTGCCTGCTGTTGCAATTGCCGCGCTAAGCAGCCAGAACCCAGGGGCTATCACAATTGCCAATGCAGTGTTTGGGTCAGACCCACCAATATCAGATGATGTTCTTGCCAAGGCATTTCAGGTGGAAAAGAACACAATAGACTATCTCCAGGCTCAGTTCTGGGAGAACAACCACTACTAA